In one Fundulus heteroclitus isolate FHET01 chromosome 3, MU-UCD_Fhet_4.1, whole genome shotgun sequence genomic region, the following are encoded:
- the arid1aa gene encoding AT-rich interactive domain-containing protein 1A isoform X4 encodes MAAQVASAATLNTSPPSELKKPDRDPKDDAVPGEKQSDKKQPCLDSGSPGRGDLQDGADGGNAGGGGEPEMKNGNGNPPRVNNNTPNDSVGPEGNNHPGFVHHHGPAFPPPSYGYSQHYGRAAFHQYGGQQSPGMAAAAGPGVQSSNMMDPYQPNSHDHGFSNHQFNNYNPFPNRTPHPGQAYGMNSPRSAQAPTAGGQPAKQQPPPGGPTAMAGSYSNQRYNIGNPQPTSTPTLNKLLTSPSSTRGYPNYPSGGDYSSQEGASKGAADMGSGGQYAGSNPSWQQRAHHPSPMSPGSAGQPLARNQMGSYGQQGPGGYGSQGQAPYYNQPGQGPHPSQQQSLYTQPQPGQPGRQSPYPGQPHPPSSAPHNQGGPPYQQPHMPPQSQGPLPGPSQGAPQSQPPYSQSSATQPSQSPYAQQQGPPAQTTQQPSSQPPPGSQGQPSYPGSSQGPQQTPPQQQQAPSHAQPPQGHGQHPQGQPAAYPPNAQQQQQQQQQQAQQSPYQRFPPPQQQEISQDSFQSNASASSQPKSGPEDGQGRPSSLPDLSGSIDDLPTGTEGALSPGVSTSGVSSSQGEQSNPAQSPFSPHTSPHLPGIRGPSPSPAGSPASASTPRTGPLSPANLPGTQMPPRPSSVHSDGSLHPAMSQSPMAQDRGFMQRNPQMPPYSSPQSASALSPRQSTGGQMHPGMAPYQQNNSIGSFGQQGGQYGSQGYPRQPAYGNMPNANYPGPGMGSMNPMAGQGGGPPYAGMPPGRMPPNQMGARPYGPNMGPSMGPNMPPNMGNMPPQVSSAMCPPPGMNRKPQDPAAMQHPSSNSMLNRMPGYPNMSQGMMGSGPPYGPPMNSMPGMMNTPGGSPYPMGPNMANNTSGMAPSPEMNNKMNNKVDGSGTPKPDSKSKKSNSSTTTCEKITRLYELGPEPDRKLWVDRYLAFVEEKAMGMTNLPAVGRKPLDLFRLYVSVKEIGGMMQVNKNKKWRDLATTLNVGTSSSAASSLKKQYIQCLYAFECKIERGEDPPPEIFTDNKKNQAAKVQPPSPASLCSTAGSGSLQGPQTPQSTSSSMAEGGDLKPPTPASTPHAQMLPMPPGPRSSVNLQDPFSDGGDNAFPRKNMTPNSTYQPVMNTPDMQGRMGPYEPNKDPFSNMRKVGEQFLPANQGPNNVVGDQQQQPPQQQPPFNRGPPGAMGTMPMGPRQQYPYGPGYDRRPEQGMGPEGNMGSGPSQPNPMMPANADTGMYSPNRFPPQQPRLDSYGNPYPGQGTPPTGSYPNQQPGMYPQQGYKRPVEGGYPPSKRHEAEYSGSFPGGQQAPQQQQAGGSSAPSSGQQEPYNQYSGSVPYPGPDRRPPGPNNQFPFPFGRERMQGTAGPNAQPSMPPQMMQSGPEGPQGPMWQGPRDMNYQNYPRQGGPGGPTQGPGYHAVNRPDDMIQSDQRMNHDGQWGAQMGPRQPPYGPAGPGQPMPRSVQANYQPPQGVQNHIPQVSSPASVPRPMEARTSPSKSPYMHGVMKMQKAGPPVPASHIVPPPVQSPLIRRDMPFPPGSVEGTLPVLKPRRRLTMKDIGTPEAWRVMMSLKSGLLAESTWALDTINILLYDDSSIATFDLNTLPGLLELVVEYFRRCLIEIFGILREYEVGDPGQRTLLDPDALKRDLDDLEEEQPRFEDMEQEESDDEDKEEHETGGPVPVKEEEDQEPCSQSRDEKTQEERKSKGSSSEPTGSAQATPAHERPKQASKFDKFPVKVVRKRDPFVAAQLNNHGKVQEFDSGLIHWSAGGGDSTEHIQTLFEPRKNFFEPRQRIPVPAALLKRRPLDEDIRGSCLPAEEEGKKHQEEEERPKSSVTTEKPTDCEKAGQTVGNDKERPSHSETKPSDKGPKSHHENNRPVLASGSIFSQRAQQTGTILEDEPHSKDEGPLVTLSDWQDSLARRCVCVSNIVRSLSFVPGNDHEMSKHPGLLLILGRLILLHHWHPERKQAPLTYEKDEDSDEGVGQKDEWWWDCLEVLRENTLVTMANISGQLDLSSYPESICLPLLDGLLHWAVCPSAEAQDPFPTLGPHSALSPQRLVLETLSKLSIQDNNVDLILATPPFSRLEKLYGNLVRLIGDRKVAVCREMAVVLLANLAQGDTLAARAIAVQKGSVGNLLGFLEDSLAATQLQQSQSSLLHLQGMPFEPTSPDMMRRAARALHALAKVEENHSEFTLHESRLLDLSVSPLMNTLVSHVICDVLFLIGQS; translated from the exons ATGGCCGCTCAGGTCGCCAGCGCCGCCACTCTTAACACTAGTCCGCCTTCTGAGCTCAAAAAGCCGGATCGAGACCCGAAGGACGACGCGGTCCCAGGAGAGAAGCAGTCCGACAAAAAGCAGCCGTGTTTGGACAGCGGATCGCCGGGCCGGGGGGATCTGCAGGACGGGGCCGACGGTGGAAATGCAGGGGGAGGAGGGGAACCGGAGATGAAGAACGGGAATGGGAACCCGCCCAGGGTTAATAATAATACCCCGAATGACTCTGTGGGACCGGAGGGAAACAACCACCCCGGATTCGTGCATCACCACGGCCCCGCTTTCCCTCCGCCTTCGTACGGATACAGTCAGCACTACGGTCGGGCCGCTTTTCATCAATATGGCGGACAACAAAGCCCTGGCATGGCAGCTGCTGCGGGTCCGGGCGTGCAGTCGAGCAACATGATGGACCCGTATCAGCCCAATTCGCACGACCATGGCTTCTCCAATCACCAGTTCAACAATTACAACCCGTTCCCGAACAGGACTCCTCACCCGGGCCAGGCGTACGGCATGAACTCCCCGCGCAGCGCTCAGGCGCCGACAGCTGGGGGCCAGCCAGCTAAGCAGCAGCCACCGCCGGGAGGACCCACGGCGATGGCCGGATCTTACAGTAACCAGAGATATAACATCGGCAACCCGCAGCCGACGTCCACGCCGACGCTCAACAAGCTGCTGACCTCCCCCAGCTCGACGCGGGGCTACCCGAACTACCCGTCTGGCGGCGACTACAGCAGCCAGGAAGGAGCTAGTAAGGGAGCAGCGGACATGGGCAGCGGCGGCCAGTACGCGGGGAGCAACCCGAGCTGGCAACAAAGAGCCCACCACCCGTCGCCCATGAGCCCGGGGAGTGCCGGGCAGCCGTTGGCCAGAAACCAG atgGGATCTTACGGCCAGCAGGGACCAGGAGGATACGGCTCTCAGGGCCAGGCGCCATATTACAACCAGCCGGGTCAGGGTCCTCATCCCAGTCAGCAACAATCCCTTTACACCCAGCCCCAACCCGGTCAGCCTGGAAGGCAGTCGCCATACCCCGGGCAGCCCCACCCTCCAAGTTCAGCTCCACACAACCAAGGGGGACCACCCTATCAACAGCCCCACATGCCCCCACAGTCCCAGGGTCCCCTGCCCGGCCCGTCCCAAGGCGCCCCCCAGTCTCAGCCCCCTTATTCCCAATCGTCGGCTACGCAGCCGAGCCAGTCTCCGTACGCCCAGCAGCAGGGGCCTCCCGCTCAGACTACACAGCAGCCAAGTTCCCAGCCTCCCCCTGGATCACAGGGCCAACCCAGCTACCCGGGATCCTCACAAGGCCCCCAGCAAACCCCTCCGCAGCAACAGCAGGCGCCGTCCCACGCGCAGCCGCCACAGGGACACGGCCAGCATCCACAGGGGCAGCCGGCAGCTTACCCCCCGaacgctcagcagcagcagcagcagcagcagcagcaagcaCAGCAGTCACCTTATCAGCGCTTTCCTCCTCCACAACAGCAG gagATATCCCAGGACTCGTTTCAGTCCAATGCCTCTGCATCCTCTCAGCCTAAATCTGGTCCAGAGGACGGCCAAGGCCGTCCATCCAGCCTTCCG GACCTTTCCGGGTCCATCGACGACCTGCCGACCGGCACGGAGGGCGCGCTGAGTCCTGGCGTCAGCACCTCGGGCGTGTCGAGCAGCCAGGGCGAGCAGAGTAACCCCGCCCAGTCGCCCTTCTCTCCTCACACGTCGCCCCACCTGCCAGGCATCCGAGGCCCCTCTCCTTCTCCAGCTGGCTCCCCCGCCAGCGCCAGCACACCCCGCACGGGCCCGCTGTCACCCGCCAACTTGCCAG GGACCCAGATGCCTCCCAGGCCATCAAGTGTGCACTCGGACGGGTCTCTGCACCCAGCAATGAGCCAGTCTCCAATGGCGCAGGACAGAG GTTTCATGCAGAGAAACCCTCAGATGCCTCCCTACAGCTCCCCCCAGTCTGCCTCTGCACTTTCACCTCGTCAGTCCACTGGGGGACAGATGCATCCTGGGATGGCGCCTTATCAGCAGAACAACTCCATTGGTAGCTTCGGGCAGCAGGGAGGACAGTACGGCTCCCAAG GTTATCCCCGCCAACCTGCCTATGGGAACATGCCCAATGCCAACTACCCTGGACCAGGCATGGGCTCCATGAACCCCATGGCGGGGCAGGGGGGAGGCCCCCCGTATGCAGGCATGCCTCCAGGAAGAATGCCTCCCAATCAAATGGGGGCTCGTCCCTACGGCCCCAACATGGGTCCCAGCATGGGTCCAAACATGCCTCCCAACATGGGCAACATGCCGCCCCAGGTCAGTTCGGCAATGTGCCCGCCTCCAGGCATGAACAGAAAGCCCCAGGATCCTGCAGCCATGCAGCACCCCTCCAGCAACTCCATGCTCAACAG AATGCCCGGGTACCCCAACATGTCACAGGGCATGATGGGCTCCGGTCCACCATATGGCCCGCCGATGAACAGCATGCCTGGAATGATGAACACTCCGGGCGGCTCACCTTATCCCATGGGGCCAAACATGGCCAATAACACCAGCG GTATGGCTCCTAGTCCAGAAATGAACAACAAGATGAACAACAAAGTAGATGGCAGTGGAACGCCCAAACCAGATTCTAAATCAAAG AAGTCGAATTCATCCACGACCACGTGTGAAAAGATAACACGTCTGTACGAGCTGGGACCAGAGCCAGACAGGAAGCTCTGGGTGGACCGTTACTTGGCCTTTGTAGAAGAGAAAGCCATGGGCATGACCAACCTCCCCGCCGTGGGCCGCAAGCCTCTCGACCTCTTCCGGCTCTACGTCTCCGTTAAAGAGATCGGAGGCATGATGCAG gtgaataaaaataagaagtGGCGTGATCTAGCCACCACCTTAAATGTGGGTACATCCAGCAGTGCTGCCAGTTCTTTGAAGAAACAGTACATCCAGTGTCTGTACGCCTTCGAGTGTAAAATCGAGCGCGGCGAAGATCCTCCTCCTGAGATCTTCACAGACAACAAAAAGAACCAAGCCGCTAAAGTCCAGCCCCCGTCTCCAG CGTCCCTCTGCTCCACAGCTGGGTCGGGCTCTCTTCAGGGTCCACAGACGCCCCAgtccaccagcagctccatgGCCGAGGGGGGCGACCTTAAACCCCCCACGCCGGCCTCCACTCCTCACGCCCAAATGCTCCCCATGCCACCTGGCCCtag GAGCAGTGTAAATCTGCAAGACCCCTTCTCCGACGGAGGCGATAACGCGTTTCCCAGGAAGAACATGACTCCCAACTCCACCTATCAGCCTGTCATGAACACGCCAGACATGCAAGGCCGCATGGGCCCCTACGAACCCAACAAGGACCCCTTCAGTAACATGCGGAAAG TCGGGGAGCAGTTCCTGCCTGCTAACCAGGGCCCTAACAATGTTGTGGgtgaccagcagcagcagccaccaCAACAGCAGCCTCCATTCAACAGAGGACCGCCAGGGGCCATGGGCACAATGCCAATGGGGCCCAGACAACAGTATCCGTATGGACCAGGCTATGACAGGAG ACCGGAGCAAGGAATGGGCCCAGAGGGCAACATGGGATCTGGACCTTCTCAGCCGAACCCAATGATGCCTGCCAACGCCGACACGGGGATGTATTCTCCAAATCGCTTCCCACCACAACAGCCACG GCTTGATTCTTATGGAAATCCGTATCCTGGACAAGGAACGCCCCCTACTGGTTCCTACCCAAATCAGCAGCCTGGAATGTACCCACAGCAG GGGTATAAGCGTCCCGTGGAAGGAGGGTACCCCCCATCCAAACGCCATGAGGCGGAGTACAGCGGCTCTTTCCCCGGTGGACAGCAAgcgccgcagcagcagcaggcgggTGGCTCCTCTGCTCCATCATCAGGACAGCAGGAGCCGTACAATCAGTACAGCGGCAGCGTGCCCTACCCCGGCCCTGACCGCCGTCCGCCCGGCCCCAACAATCAGTTCCCCTTTCCCTTCGGTCGAGAACGGATGCAGGGAACAGCCGGGCCCAATGCTCAGCCCAGCATGCCGCCTCAGATGATGCAGTCGGGACCTGAGGGTCCTCAAGGGCCCATGTGGCAGGGACCTCGGGATATGAACTATCAGAACTACCCTAGACAGGGCGGTCCTGGGGGGCCGACGCAGGGACCCGGTTACCATGCCGTGAACCGACCCGACGATATGATACAATCAGACCAGCGGATGAATCACGACGGCCAGTGGGGGGCCCAGATGGGCCCTCGGCAGCCGCCCTACGGTCCGGCCGGGCCTGGACAGCCCATGCCCCGTTCAGTCCAGGCCAACTACCAGCCCCCTCAGGGTGTGCAGAACCACATTCCACAGGTGTCGAGCCCCGCCTCCGTACCACGCCCCATGGAGGCCCGGACGTCACCCAGCAAATCCCCCTACATGCACGGAGTAATGAAGATGCAAAAGGCCGGCCCCCCGGTACCTGCGTCCCACATAGTGCCCCCTCCGGTGCAGTCGCCTCTGATCAGGCGAGACATGCCTTTCCCCCCGGGATCCGTGGAAGGAACACTTCCTGTCCTGAAGCCACGGCGGAGACTCACCATGAAAGATATCG GAACCCCAGAAGCCTGGAGAGTCATGATGTCGTTAAAGTCGGGTTTATTGGCTGAAAGCACATGGGCCTTAGATACCATCAACATTCTGCTGTACGATGACAGCAGTATAGCAACCTTCGATCTCAACACG TTACCTGGGCTGCTGGAGCTGGTGGTGGAGTATTTCAGGCGCTGCCTCATAGAAATCTTCGGTATTCTGCGGGAGTATGAAGTCGGCGACCCTGGTCAGAGGACTCTGCTCGATCCCGACGCCTTGAAACGAGACCTGGACGACCTGGAAGAGGAGCAGCCGCGGTTTGAGGACATGGAACAGGAGGAGTCGGACGACGAAGACAAGGAGGAACATGAAACGGGGGGGCCGGTTCCAgtgaaggaggaggaagaccaGGAGCCGTGCTCACAAAGTCGAGACGAGAAGACGCAGGAAGAGAGGAAGAGCAAGGGTTCGTCCTCTGAACCGACCGGCTCGGCTCAAGCAACGCCTGCGCACGAGAGACCCAAGCAGGCCAGCAAGTTCGACAAGTTTCCCGTTAAGGTGGTACGAAAGAGAGACCCGTTCGTGGCGGCCCAGTTAAACAATCACGGTAAAGTACAAGAGTTCGACAGCGGGCTAATTCACTGGAGCGCTGGAGGGGGAGACTCCACAGAACACATCCAGACTCTCTTTGAACCTCGCAAAAACTTCTTTGAGCCGCGACAACGGATACCCGTGCCCGCCGCTCTCCTGAAGCGCCGGCCGCTCGACGAAGACATACGGGGGAGCTGTCTGCCGGCCgaggaagagggaaagaagcaTCAAGAGGAGGAGGAACGGCCCAAGTCGAGCGTCACGACAGAAAAACCTACAGACTGTGAGAAAGCGGGCCAAACGGTTGGCAACGACAAGGAGCGGCCGTCTCATTCTGAGACAAAGCCGTCCGACAAGGGGCCTAAAAGTCACCATGAGAACAATAGACCCGTCCTGGCCTCTGGGAGCATTTTCTCCCAGCGGGCGCAGCAGACCGGCACCATCCTAGAAGACGAGCCTCACAGTAAAGACGAAGGGCCGCTCGTCACGCTGTCCGACTGGCAGGACTCGCTGGCGCGCCGCTGCGTCTGCGTCTCCAACATCGTCCGCAGCCTCTCCTTCGTGCCGGGCAACGACCACGAGATGTCCAAGCACCCGGGGCTGCTGCTCATCCTCGGCCGCCTGATCCTGCTCCACCACTGGCACCCCGAGCGCAAGCAGGCCCCGCTCACCTACGAGAAGGACGAGGACTCTGACGAGGGGGTGGGCCAGAAGGACGAGTGGTGGTGGGACTGCTTGGAGGTGCTGAGGGAGAACACGCTGGTGACCATGGCGAACATTTCAGGTCAGCTGGACCTCTCCTCCTACCCGGAGAGCATCTGCTTGCCCCTGCTGGACGGACTTCTCCACTGGGCGGTGTGCCCCTCCGCAGAGGCCCAGGACCCCTTCCCCACCCTGGGCCCCCACAGCGCTTTGTCCCCTCAGAGACTGGTCCTGGAGACTCTAAGCAAACTGAGCATTCAAGACAACAACGTGGACCTCATCCTGGCCACGCCCCCCTTCAGCCGGTTGGAGAAGCTGTACGGGAACCTGGTGCGGCTGATCGGGGACAGGAAGGTCGCCGTCTGCAGGGAGATGGCCGTCGTCCTGCTGGCCAACCTGGCGCAGGGCGACACGCTCGCCGCCCGGGCCATCGCCGTCCAGAAGGGCAGCGTGGGAAACCTGCTGGGCTTCCTGGAGGACTCTCTCGCCGCCACCCAGCTGCAGCAAAGCCAGAGCTCTCTGCTGCACCTACAGGGGATGCCCTTCGAGCCCACCAGCCCGGACATGATGCGGCGAGCCGCCCGGGCGCTGCACGCCTTAGCCAAGGTGGAGGAGAACCACTCGGAGTTTACGCTACACGAGTCGCGACTCCTCGACCTCTCCGTGTCTCCCCTAATGAACACGCTGGTTTCTCACGTTATCTGTGATGTACTCTTTCTGATCGGCCAGTCATGA